The Corynebacterium poyangense genome includes a window with the following:
- a CDS encoding class I SAM-dependent methyltransferase — translation MKELRHHATLRRSWKLLSAFRYEQSEPDRFYQPLAADTAQLIEDVVGDLRHKTVLDIGGGPGYFHREFAARGARYIGVEPDVGEMAAAGITIPHAIRADGMNLPIKDEAADVVYSSNVAEHVPFPWRMAEEMLRVTRPGGVMIFSYTIWLGPFGGHETGLWQHYLGGDFARDHYIRRHGHPPKNSFGTSLFNVSCAEGLRWARQRSDAHLLLAFPRYHPWWGWWMVHIPGLREFLVSNLVLVLLKK, via the coding sequence ATGAAAGAACTTCGCCACCATGCAACGCTGCGACGCTCCTGGAAACTTCTTTCCGCGTTTCGGTACGAGCAGTCAGAACCAGACCGCTTCTACCAGCCGCTAGCAGCAGATACCGCGCAGCTCATTGAGGATGTGGTGGGGGATCTTCGCCATAAAACAGTCCTCGATATTGGTGGCGGTCCAGGCTATTTCCACCGCGAGTTTGCCGCTAGAGGAGCCAGATATATTGGCGTCGAACCTGATGTGGGAGAAATGGCAGCCGCCGGAATTACCATCCCCCACGCCATTCGCGCCGATGGGATGAACCTCCCCATCAAAGATGAGGCTGCCGACGTGGTGTATTCCAGCAACGTCGCCGAACATGTTCCCTTCCCCTGGCGCATGGCTGAAGAGATGCTTCGCGTCACCCGCCCCGGCGGGGTGATGATTTTTAGTTACACCATTTGGTTGGGCCCTTTTGGTGGACACGAAACCGGATTATGGCAACACTACCTTGGTGGCGACTTCGCCCGGGATCATTATATTCGCCGCCACGGACACCCACCGAAAAATTCCTTCGGTACCTCCTTATTCAATGTGTCCTGCGCTGAGGGGTTACGTTGGGCCCGCCAGCGGTCCGACGCCCACCTACTGCTCGCTTTTCCTCGCTATCATCCCTGGTGGGGGTGGTGGATGGTGCATATTCCTGGGCTTCGGGAGTTTCTGGTCAGCAACCTTGTTTTGGTTCTACTCAAGAAATAA
- a CDS encoding sulfite exporter TauE/SafE family protein — MAVTNRRFVAKTPNTLLGIIPLGHEERGVPIGAIAGVTSSLSVKAVRLIIGILLVIFALIVIFDAPKAGVGFLLFLLLLIGLAIAASGIVGSLKITNSGGAVSEFSVSVLEQTKLEQFANKLNEYLYSASPASQSWKRAEMMGNTGNPYQQMPQQPYSQPPQGFHDQNYPQQGYPQQPGFPQNYPQPGYPQRSSEQPQQPLNPFREPHQDPSSDNSEGKNNN, encoded by the coding sequence ATGGCAGTCACTAATCGACGTTTTGTTGCAAAAACCCCAAATACTTTGTTGGGGATTATTCCCTTGGGCCATGAAGAGCGTGGTGTTCCCATTGGAGCAATTGCCGGTGTGACTTCCTCGCTGTCTGTCAAGGCCGTTCGGCTTATCATTGGTATTCTCCTAGTTATCTTTGCTCTCATCGTTATTTTCGACGCCCCTAAAGCAGGCGTAGGATTCCTCCTCTTCCTTCTTTTGTTAATTGGTTTAGCAATTGCTGCTAGCGGTATTGTGGGCAGCCTGAAAATCACTAATAGCGGAGGTGCAGTCAGCGAATTCTCCGTCTCAGTATTGGAGCAGACTAAATTAGAGCAATTTGCCAATAAGCTCAATGAGTACCTCTACTCCGCGAGCCCTGCCAGCCAAAGCTGGAAACGGGCAGAAATGATGGGTAATACGGGAAACCCCTATCAGCAAATGCCACAGCAGCCTTATTCACAACCCCCGCAAGGTTTCCACGACCAGAACTACCCTCAGCAAGGCTATCCGCAACAACCCGGTTTCCCGCAGAATTATCCGCAGCCTGGCTACCCCCAACGCTCTAGCGAGCAGCCCCAGCAGCCGTTGAACCCGTTCCGTGAACCTCATCAGGATCCTTCTTCTGATAATTCCGAAGGTAAAAACAATAACTAA
- a CDS encoding glycoside hydrolase family 13 protein yields the protein MTQDIDFRRSVVYQIYPRSFADSNGDGVGDLPGIIQHLDYIADLGVTDIWLSPIYASPNDDNGYDISDYRAIMAEFGTLDDFDRLVHEAQKRGLRIIMDLVVNHTSDEHEWFQQSRSSRDNPYRDYYIWRDPSGYTTEGKPIPPNNWISCFSPSAWEWDEPTQQFYLHLFSTKQPDLNWDNPKVRAEVYDLMRFWLDRGVSGFRMDVINAISKDPEFPDDPRVTAGGRESSLYLIANGPRVHEFLREMRREVLDDYSTLTVGETPDTTVADGLAYAGFNRGELNMVFTFEHMMLDGNPDGYGKWWDGKVDVPTLKQNLAHWQEGLAGKAWNSLYWNNHDQPRVVSRFGDDSPQWRVTSATMLATTLHMMCGTPYIYQGEEIGMTNVAFPELSDYDDIEQRNAYAQYVDKAKIFSHEQMMHYIHARGRDNARTPMQWSATKNAGFSTGTPWLKINPNYRELNAERDVADPRGVYQYYQRLIELRKKYPVIIDGDFQLLSPDDPYTFSYLRRTKTDTLLVTSNFTEHERSVAVDSNPGYRLILSNYEDKEKTTPESPLRGYETRVWLAST from the coding sequence ATGACCCAGGATATTGATTTTCGTCGTTCCGTTGTTTATCAAATTTATCCACGCAGTTTCGCTGATTCTAATGGAGATGGCGTGGGTGATTTACCGGGAATTATCCAGCACCTAGATTATATAGCTGACTTAGGCGTCACAGATATATGGTTGTCACCTATTTATGCTTCGCCCAATGATGATAATGGCTATGACATCTCTGATTATCGCGCGATCATGGCGGAGTTCGGTACCCTTGATGATTTTGACCGTTTAGTGCATGAAGCACAAAAACGCGGGCTGCGCATCATTATGGATTTAGTGGTGAATCACACCTCTGATGAACACGAATGGTTCCAGCAATCACGATCTTCCCGTGATAATCCCTATCGGGATTACTATATTTGGCGCGACCCATCCGGCTACACCACTGAGGGGAAACCCATCCCGCCGAATAATTGGATCTCTTGTTTTTCCCCATCGGCGTGGGAATGGGATGAACCCACTCAGCAGTTCTACCTGCACCTCTTTTCCACCAAACAACCAGACCTCAATTGGGACAACCCGAAAGTCCGCGCCGAAGTCTATGATCTCATGCGTTTTTGGCTAGATCGGGGAGTCTCCGGTTTCCGGATGGACGTCATCAACGCCATTAGTAAAGACCCCGAATTTCCCGATGATCCTCGAGTCACCGCCGGTGGTCGGGAATCCTCGCTTTATCTGATAGCTAATGGTCCTCGAGTTCATGAGTTTCTCCGGGAAATGCGACGCGAGGTGCTAGATGATTATTCCACGTTGACGGTAGGAGAAACCCCGGATACCACTGTGGCTGATGGTTTAGCCTACGCTGGGTTTAACCGCGGTGAGTTGAATATGGTGTTTACCTTTGAACATATGATGCTGGACGGCAATCCTGACGGTTACGGCAAATGGTGGGACGGAAAAGTTGATGTCCCTACCCTGAAGCAGAACCTAGCTCACTGGCAAGAAGGGTTAGCCGGAAAAGCATGGAATTCGCTGTATTGGAATAATCATGATCAACCCCGGGTAGTGTCACGATTCGGTGATGACAGTCCCCAGTGGCGAGTAACTTCCGCCACAATGTTGGCCACTACCTTGCATATGATGTGCGGAACCCCCTACATCTACCAGGGGGAAGAAATTGGCATGACGAACGTCGCTTTTCCAGAGCTATCTGATTATGACGATATTGAACAGCGCAATGCCTATGCTCAGTATGTGGATAAGGCAAAGATCTTTAGCCATGAGCAGATGATGCATTATATTCACGCCCGCGGGCGAGATAACGCCCGTACCCCGATGCAATGGTCGGCCACCAAGAATGCGGGATTTAGTACCGGAACCCCGTGGCTCAAGATCAACCCCAACTATCGGGAGCTTAATGCGGAGCGGGACGTAGCCGATCCACGTGGGGTGTACCAGTACTATCAACGGCTCATTGAGTTAAGGAAGAAGTACCCGGTCATTATTGATGGAGATTTTCAGCTTCTGAGTCCAGATGACCCGTACACCTTCTCTTATCTTCGTAGAACGAAGACGGACACCCTTCTTGTGACGTCTAATTTCACCGAACATGAGCGCTCCGTTGCCGTAGATTCTAACCCTGGTTATCGACTTATTCTTTCGAACTATGAAGATAAGGAAAAAACCACACCGGAGTCACCACTGCGTGGTTATGAGACTCGAGTGTGGTTAGCGAGCACGTAA
- a CDS encoding endonuclease/exonuclease/phosphatase family protein, with protein sequence MKLLTLNTHSWLEVHQIPKLYALAKEILQENVDVVVLQEVNQFPATPRDEHPLGLKESFGRKIHHDNFARLLVLALCQLGDPQISWTWAWLGTHRGFDRYDEGVAVLSRIGMIECRELDHGGDYPWTDHRRRRSLAAHIAGRWILSSHFSWWPAFREEWGQLKPQLEDLRAQAPVIIAGDFNNPANRDGEGYSLVLNDGWRDSFRCAHYTEGECTVHRVIDGWENVADNLRIDFVFISDDLSVSSYQVVFQDNTDEAVSDHSGIVVEIP encoded by the coding sequence ATGAAGCTATTGACGCTCAATACTCATTCCTGGCTTGAGGTTCATCAAATCCCTAAGCTTTATGCCTTGGCCAAAGAAATCCTGCAGGAGAACGTGGATGTTGTGGTTCTTCAAGAAGTCAACCAATTCCCTGCTACCCCACGCGATGAGCACCCCTTAGGATTGAAGGAAAGTTTTGGGCGAAAAATCCATCACGATAATTTTGCTCGATTATTGGTTTTAGCGCTCTGCCAACTAGGTGATCCCCAGATATCTTGGACATGGGCCTGGCTGGGTACACATCGTGGCTTCGATAGGTACGACGAAGGCGTTGCGGTGTTAAGCCGCATCGGGATGATAGAGTGCCGTGAACTCGATCATGGTGGAGACTATCCATGGACTGATCATCGGCGTCGTCGTTCCTTAGCTGCTCACATTGCTGGACGATGGATCTTAAGTTCACATTTTTCTTGGTGGCCAGCCTTTCGGGAAGAATGGGGCCAACTCAAACCGCAACTAGAGGATCTGCGTGCTCAGGCCCCGGTGATCATCGCTGGAGACTTCAATAATCCCGCGAATCGAGATGGGGAAGGCTATTCGTTGGTGCTCAATGACGGTTGGCGAGACAGTTTTCGGTGTGCTCACTACACCGAAGGGGAGTGCACCGTGCATCGGGTTATTGACGGATGGGAGAACGTTGCAGACAACCTCAGAATTGATTTTGTATTTATATCTGACGACCTCTCGGTCTCAAGCTACCAAGTAGTTTTTCAGGACAATACTGATGAAGCAGTTTCTGACCATTCCGGAATAGTAGTGGAGATTCCATGA